DNA from Desulfuromonas sp. AOP6:
TGCCGCGCAGCGATTTAATCTGACCCCGTTTGGTTTTGGTGTCCAGTCGCTTGGTTTTGGAACTCTTGGTCGGCCTGGTGGCCTTGCGGTTTTTGGCCACGACACCGGCGCTGCGGATGAGAGCTGCCAGCCTGGTCAGGGCGTCTTCCCGGTTCATCTCTTGGCTGCGGTGCTGCTGGGCTTTGAGGACGATGACCCCCTCCTTGGTAATGCGGCTGTCCGACAGAGCCAGCAGCCTTTCCTTGTAAAATTCAGGGAGGGAGGATTTGCGGATGTCGAAGAAGAGGGTGATGGCCG
Protein-coding regions in this window:
- the arfB gene encoding alternative ribosome rescue aminoacyl-tRNA hydrolase ArfB, which produces MIRISSQVFLSEQEVEFKAVRAQGAGGQNVNKVSTAITLFFDIRKSSLPEFYKERLLALSDSRITKEGVIVLKAQQHRSQEMNREDALTRLAALIRSAGVVAKNRKATRPTKSSKTKRLDTKTKRGQIKSLRGKVTD